The genomic segment GCCAAGTATAAGGAGACTGACCTCAAGCGGCAGGAAGGTGGCATgttaaaaagaatcaaaaagtCTGCCTTGCAGTCCAGGAATCAGTTGATTGATGTGCTGCTGGGGGATGGATTTCTGGTTCCTACAGTTGGGCAGCTGGAAGAATTTGGCTGTGACACCTCATACTGTGCCAGTCTCACTGAGCCCAGATTGCCAAAAACGTTTCTGCGCTTTTGGCTGCCCCTGCTTAAGATGGTCAGCTCACCAGCATTTATCCAAGTCTTCCTTGAGAAGCTCTTTGCGAAGCAGAAGCTGCTCACCAAAGAGCCCAAAGGTCACAGGGCTTTCTACATTGCAGCCTGGATTTCAGAAGTCCTCCTATGCAATAGGAAGAAAGGTGCCAGGAGGAAGCACAGGATCTTTAGGAACCGGATCCAGCTGAAGGGGTTGGACCTAATATCTTTGTGCCTGGATGCCCCCTCCATCAGCATGCCTCACCTGCTCCAGTTAATCCTGGATGACATGGAGCACtgaaatcaaaatataaaaataaaatctgttcaGAGATATTAATAATGTTCATAGTTGATGTCTTTAAGTTGATTATTTCATGTCACATATCGccctatgtttttatttcttttaatcatCTTAATTGTACAGCACATTGGTTGATCTgtta from the Pelmatolapia mariae isolate MD_Pm_ZW linkage group LG20, Pm_UMD_F_2, whole genome shotgun sequence genome contains:
- the LOC134618142 gene encoding ribosomal biogenesis protein LAS1L-like; this translates as MMRIGAKKLKIPVWLVHLRHRATHWTTPPSLKSLRQGCEAALEWLKEEHWAKYKETDLKRQEGGMLKRIKKSALQSRNQLIDVLLGDGFLVPTVGQLEEFGCDTSYCASLTEPRLPKTFLRFWLPLLKMVSSPAFIQVFLEKLFAKQKLLTKEPKGHRAFYIAAWISEVLLCNRKKGARRKHRIFRNRIQLKGLDLISLCLDAPSISMPHLLQLILDDMEH